In one window of Corynebacterium mycetoides DNA:
- the obgE gene encoding GTPase ObgE, which translates to MAQFVDRAVLHLQAGDGGHGCVSVHREKFKPLGGPDGGNGGHGGDIVFEVSPQVHTLLDFQFRPHLKAKRGNNGEGDHRNGARGEDLVLEVPVGTVVRTVDGEVLADLTVPGTRFVAAEGGYGGLGNAALATAKRKAPGFALKGEPGEEHDLILELKSVADVGLVGFPSAGKSSLISVLSAAKPKIADYPFTTLQPNLGVVNVGHDTFTIADVPGLIPGASQGKGLGLDFLRHIERTAVLAHVVDTATMDPGRDPLSDIEALEAELSTYAEELDMDTGLGDLRERPRVIVLNKMDIPDARELADFLEEDLTEKFGWPIYTISTATREGLDELKWALWEIVRAARKSRPKVQVDTTNVQVIRPRAVDAHSGIVVEPDPEFEGAWIVTGEKAMRWIRQTDFDNEEAVGYLSDRLNRAGVEDQLRKLGAHEGDTVSIGEISFDWEPSLGGDPTLAGRGHDARLGGTDRASAAERKRASQARRGLIDEYDYGEDQEADRERWQG; encoded by the coding sequence ATGGCTCAGTTCGTTGACCGCGCGGTTCTGCACCTGCAGGCTGGCGACGGCGGACACGGCTGCGTGTCCGTCCACAGAGAAAAATTCAAGCCGCTGGGAGGCCCCGACGGAGGAAACGGCGGCCACGGCGGAGACATCGTCTTCGAGGTCTCCCCGCAGGTGCACACGCTGCTGGACTTCCAGTTCCGACCGCACTTGAAGGCTAAGCGCGGGAACAACGGGGAAGGCGACCACCGCAACGGCGCCCGCGGCGAGGACCTTGTTTTGGAGGTGCCGGTGGGCACGGTCGTGCGCACGGTCGACGGGGAGGTGCTGGCGGATCTCACGGTTCCGGGAACCAGGTTCGTGGCCGCGGAGGGCGGCTACGGCGGGCTCGGCAACGCGGCGCTCGCCACCGCGAAACGCAAGGCACCGGGCTTCGCGCTCAAAGGCGAGCCCGGCGAAGAGCACGACCTCATCCTGGAGCTGAAATCCGTGGCGGACGTCGGGCTGGTGGGTTTCCCGTCGGCGGGCAAGTCCTCGTTGATCTCAGTTCTCTCGGCCGCCAAGCCGAAGATCGCCGACTACCCGTTCACCACCCTGCAGCCGAACCTGGGCGTGGTCAACGTGGGCCATGACACCTTCACCATCGCCGACGTCCCCGGCCTCATTCCGGGCGCGAGCCAGGGCAAGGGCCTCGGGCTGGACTTCCTCCGCCACATCGAGCGCACCGCCGTGCTCGCGCACGTCGTGGACACCGCAACGATGGACCCGGGGCGCGACCCGCTCAGCGATATCGAGGCGCTCGAGGCGGAGCTGTCCACCTACGCCGAGGAGCTGGACATGGACACCGGCCTGGGCGATCTGCGCGAGCGCCCGCGCGTCATCGTGCTCAACAAGATGGACATCCCGGACGCGCGGGAGCTCGCCGACTTCCTGGAAGAGGACCTCACGGAGAAGTTCGGGTGGCCCATCTACACCATCTCCACCGCCACGCGCGAGGGGCTGGATGAGCTGAAGTGGGCGCTGTGGGAGATCGTGCGCGCCGCCCGCAAGAGCCGCCCGAAGGTGCAGGTGGATACCACAAACGTCCAGGTCATTCGCCCGAGGGCGGTGGACGCCCACAGCGGCATCGTGGTGGAGCCGGACCCCGAGTTCGAGGGCGCGTGGATTGTCACCGGGGAGAAGGCGATGCGGTGGATCCGCCAGACCGATTTCGACAACGAGGAGGCAGTGGGTTACCTGTCCGACCGCCTGAACCGGGCGGGCGTGGAGGATCAGCTGCGCAAGCTCGGCGCGCACGAAGGCGACACCGTGAGCATCGGCGAGATCTCGTTCGACTGGGAGCCCTCGCTGGGCGGCGATCCGACGCTGGCCGGCCGCGGCCACGACGCGCGCCTGGGCGGCACCGACCGCGCGTCCGCTGCCGAGCGTAAGCGCGCCTCCCAGGCCCGCCGCGGGCTGATCGACGAATACGACTACGGCGAGGACCAGGAGGCCGACCGCGAGCGCTGGCAGGGTTAG
- the rpmA gene encoding 50S ribosomal protein L27 gives MAHKKGASSSSNGRDSESKRLGVKRFGGQQVKAGEILVRQRGTKFHPGENVGRGGDDTLFALSAGAVQFGIKRNRRIVNIVPADGQGVASEVLEAAEAAGVVEEGTLDEVTATA, from the coding sequence ATGGCACACAAGAAGGGTGCATCCAGCTCCTCGAACGGTCGTGACTCTGAGTCGAAGCGCCTCGGTGTGAAGCGCTTCGGTGGCCAGCAGGTCAAGGCCGGCGAGATCCTCGTCCGCCAGCGCGGCACCAAGTTCCACCCGGGCGAGAACGTCGGCCGCGGCGGCGACGACACTCTGTTCGCGCTTTCCGCGGGCGCAGTCCAGTTCGGCATCAAGCGCAACCGCCGCATCGTCAACATTGTCCCGGCCGACGGCCAGGGCGTCGCTTCCGAGGTCCTCGAGGCCGCTGAGGCAGCAGGCGTTGTCGAGGAAGGCACGCTCGACGAGGTCACCGCGACCGCGTAA
- the rplU gene encoding 50S ribosomal protein L21, whose amino-acid sequence MYAIVKTGGKQYKVAEGDLVRVEKLEGEAGDKVALTPVLLVDGADVTTGPDALSKVSVEAEIVSHGKAKKIDILKYKNKTGYKVRQGHRQPQTTVKITGIK is encoded by the coding sequence ATGTACGCGATCGTCAAGACCGGCGGCAAGCAGTACAAGGTTGCCGAGGGCGACCTGGTCCGGGTCGAGAAGCTCGAGGGTGAAGCAGGCGACAAGGTTGCACTCACCCCGGTTCTTCTCGTCGACGGAGCAGATGTCACCACCGGCCCGGATGCGCTGTCTAAGGTCAGCGTCGAGGCTGAGATTGTCAGCCACGGCAAGGCCAAGAAAATCGACATTCTCAAGTACAAGAACAAGACCGGCTACAAGGTTCGTCAGGGCCACCGTCAGCCGCAGACCACCGTCAAGATCACCGGCATCAAGTAA
- a CDS encoding translation initiation factor IF-2 N-terminal domain-containing protein, translated as MATNKHPAAAFDRSQLTDKTRVFQLAKALGVPSKELIVALTEMGLVKVAQSSLTRAEAEKLLDALSDPAQANHDATSEDAVAEVDEKIRQRVRKDVENEIHQIEEKVERELPAPESDSDELLTNIEPEITPAPESDEVPAYVPVFKAPSREERRRARRASSREAMQDSEPVDSGAADEAQPADEVEVIEEPKAIRGSSRLEAQRRRRSEKREEDRKRSKIVSQAEFLARRESVERTMVVRERARHSGHGTITQVGVLEDGVLAEHFVTSDQNASMIGNIYLGRVQNVLPSMEAAFIDIGQNRNGVLYAGEVDWKAAGLGGRSRRIEQALKSGDQVMVQVTKDPVGHKGARLTTQISLAGRYLVYVPGGRSAGISRKLPAPERKRLKEILAKVVPGKGGAIIRTAAEGVSEEAIAADVTRLHNQWEALQEQAEREKSSKGAKPVTLYEEPNLLVKVVRDLFNEDFSQLIVDGKRPWNTVHAYVSSVAPDLEDRLVRYDRAAHDGQDAFEAYRVDEQIQKALSRTVWLPSGGTLVIDRTEAMTVIDVNTGKFTGSGGSLEETVTRNNLEAAEEIVRQMRLRDIGGMIIVDFIDMILPENQELVLRRLKEALGRDRTRHQVSEVTSLGLVQMTRKRLGTGLLETFSTPCECCGGRGIIVADDPVDTADPAEGVAPARGRERPSKHTHSDKPAAAEQDNADKDPADHVIALDEEALDKLAASVIGGDTDSDGSGGSDASGAGSAGGESRPPQPKGRRRGRRGGSRGRGKDGADAATGAAAPGEKAAPEERVTSETFDEAVEEFENSPRRKRRTRGNSRSDYRPKPEDFWGTDEPAETEEAAPERTAERPSQGSAAGRTRGRRRAVRRSTASASSSTGSSAAAEATPTNAPRETGARGGGVDKQAKPDKQVGGRGRRRAVRRRPQ; from the coding sequence GTGGCCACAAACAAGCACCCTGCGGCGGCGTTCGACCGCAGCCAACTCACCGACAAGACGAGGGTGTTCCAGCTCGCCAAGGCGCTCGGGGTTCCCTCGAAAGAGCTCATCGTCGCGCTGACCGAAATGGGCCTGGTCAAAGTGGCCCAGTCTTCGCTGACGCGGGCCGAGGCGGAGAAGCTTCTCGACGCTCTCTCCGACCCCGCCCAGGCCAACCACGACGCCACCTCGGAGGACGCCGTGGCGGAGGTGGACGAAAAGATCCGCCAGCGCGTGCGCAAGGACGTGGAAAACGAGATCCACCAGATCGAGGAGAAGGTGGAGCGGGAGCTCCCCGCCCCTGAATCCGACAGCGATGAGCTGCTGACCAACATCGAGCCCGAGATCACCCCCGCCCCCGAGAGCGACGAGGTGCCCGCATACGTGCCCGTGTTCAAGGCGCCCTCGCGGGAGGAGAGGCGTCGCGCCAGGCGGGCGTCGTCACGCGAGGCGATGCAGGACAGCGAGCCGGTGGACAGCGGCGCGGCCGATGAGGCTCAGCCAGCCGACGAGGTCGAGGTGATTGAGGAGCCGAAGGCGATCCGCGGCTCCTCGCGCCTGGAGGCGCAGCGCCGCCGCCGCTCCGAGAAGCGGGAGGAGGACCGCAAGCGCTCCAAGATCGTCTCGCAGGCGGAGTTCCTCGCCCGCCGCGAATCGGTCGAGCGGACCATGGTGGTGCGCGAGCGCGCCCGCCACAGCGGCCACGGGACCATCACGCAGGTCGGCGTGCTCGAAGACGGGGTGCTGGCGGAGCACTTCGTCACCTCGGACCAGAATGCGTCGATGATCGGCAATATTTACCTCGGCCGCGTGCAGAACGTGCTGCCGAGCATGGAGGCGGCGTTCATCGACATCGGCCAGAACCGCAACGGCGTGCTCTACGCGGGCGAAGTCGATTGGAAGGCAGCGGGCCTCGGCGGGCGTTCGCGCCGCATCGAGCAGGCCCTGAAATCCGGCGACCAGGTTATGGTGCAGGTGACCAAAGACCCGGTCGGCCACAAGGGGGCGCGCCTGACCACGCAGATTTCGCTGGCCGGGCGCTACCTGGTCTACGTGCCCGGCGGCCGCAGCGCCGGCATCTCGCGCAAGCTGCCCGCGCCCGAGCGCAAGCGCTTAAAGGAGATTCTGGCCAAGGTGGTGCCCGGAAAGGGCGGGGCGATCATCCGTACCGCCGCCGAGGGCGTGTCCGAGGAGGCGATCGCCGCCGACGTCACCCGGCTGCACAATCAGTGGGAGGCCCTGCAGGAGCAGGCGGAGCGCGAAAAGTCCTCGAAGGGCGCCAAGCCCGTCACGCTCTACGAGGAGCCCAACCTGCTGGTCAAGGTCGTGCGCGACCTGTTCAACGAGGACTTCTCGCAGCTGATTGTCGACGGAAAGCGCCCCTGGAACACCGTCCACGCCTACGTCAGCTCGGTCGCCCCCGACCTCGAGGACCGCCTCGTGCGCTATGACCGTGCCGCGCACGACGGCCAGGACGCATTCGAGGCCTACCGGGTTGACGAGCAGATCCAGAAGGCGCTCTCCCGTACCGTCTGGCTGCCATCCGGCGGCACGCTGGTCATCGACCGCACCGAGGCGATGACCGTCATCGACGTCAACACCGGCAAGTTCACCGGCTCCGGCGGCTCGCTGGAGGAGACGGTAACCCGCAACAACCTGGAGGCGGCCGAGGAAATCGTGCGCCAGATGAGGCTGCGCGACATCGGCGGCATGATCATCGTCGACTTCATCGACATGATCCTGCCCGAGAACCAGGAGCTGGTTCTGCGCCGCCTGAAGGAGGCGCTCGGCCGCGACCGCACCCGCCACCAGGTCTCCGAGGTGACCTCCCTGGGGCTAGTGCAGATGACACGCAAGCGTCTCGGCACCGGGTTGCTGGAGACCTTCTCCACGCCGTGCGAGTGCTGCGGCGGCCGCGGGATCATCGTCGCCGACGACCCCGTCGACACCGCCGACCCCGCCGAGGGTGTTGCGCCGGCTCGCGGGCGCGAGAGGCCGAGCAAGCACACGCATTCCGACAAGCCCGCAGCGGCCGAGCAGGACAACGCGGATAAGGACCCCGCGGACCACGTCATCGCGCTCGACGAAGAGGCCCTGGACAAGCTGGCCGCCTCCGTCATCGGCGGGGACACTGATTCCGACGGGTCCGGAGGGTCCGACGCTTCCGGCGCTGGCAGCGCGGGCGGGGAGTCGCGCCCGCCGCAGCCCAAGGGTCGCCGGCGCGGCCGCCGCGGCGGGAGCCGGGGACGCGGCAAGGACGGCGCCGACGCAGCGACAGGCGCAGCGGCACCTGGAGAGAAAGCGGCGCCGGAGGAGCGAGTGACCAGCGAAACCTTCGACGAGGCCGTTGAGGAGTTCGAGAACTCGCCGCGGCGCAAGCGGCGCACGCGCGGAAACTCCCGCTCGGACTACCGGCCCAAGCCGGAGGACTTCTGGGGAACGGACGAGCCCGCCGAGACTGAGGAAGCCGCGCCCGAGCGCACGGCTGAGCGGCCGTCGCAGGGTAGTGCGGCCGGCCGGACGCGCGGGCGCAGGCGTGCGGTGCGGCGCAGTACGGCCTCCGCATCCTCTTCCACTGGGTCCTCCGCGGCGGCGGAGGCGACACCGACGAACGCCCCGCGGGAGACTGGGGCGCGTGGTGGGGGCGTCGACAAGCAGGCGAAGCCGGACAAGCAGGTCGGCGGGCGCGGACGGCGCCGAGCCGTGAGGCGCCGGCCCCAGTAG
- a CDS encoding alkaline phosphatase D family protein, with amino-acid sequence MSDTPDHALPRRSFIVGTGVAAATAAIAPRASAQLSSQLSSTSSGSSLTGGRVLPGAPESQYSHFMHGVASGDPTPTSVILWTRVTVSPEATPGSGIGADAPVGWEVTTSPEFTTVVRSGTVTAQAASDHTVHVDPNGLQPGTVYFYRFSYNGVFSPVGRTQTAPAYDAAVDEVTFALASCANWEAGYFAAYRDMAERAERGEFDAVVFLGDYIYEYPTGEYAGKSGVSRQHSPQNETITLTDYRVRHGRYKQDLQLQRAHAAAPWIVIWDDHETANNSWREGAENHTDGTEGSWLDRRNAGQQAYFEWLPVRATRPSEGGHIYRSLQFGSLVNLTMMDLRTYRDAEPSRLSGSSDGREMLGSEQFDWLASVVRNSTTTWNVMGNSVMIAPLTLGSLAPTSSEARLVNQLIEDFSTLVSGIPLNPDQWDGYAWARNRLFDELAADDANVLFLTGDIHTEWANSIVHNGEEIGCEIVTSSISAANVGDSVSTYTHVYYPENNPVSLLAEDLIRSLNPAVKHVDFDAHGYAVARIRPAEVGMEFYRVGDYENPDSAVGLALSRVWRPGAGYV; translated from the coding sequence GTGTCTGACACGCCTGACCACGCGCTGCCTCGCCGTTCCTTCATCGTCGGCACCGGCGTCGCCGCCGCCACCGCCGCTATCGCCCCCCGCGCCTCCGCGCAGCTGTCGTCCCAGCTGTCCTCAACGTCGTCGGGGTCCTCGCTGACCGGCGGCCGCGTTCTGCCCGGCGCCCCGGAATCGCAGTACTCCCACTTCATGCACGGCGTCGCCTCCGGCGACCCGACCCCCACGTCGGTGATTCTGTGGACCCGCGTGACGGTGAGCCCCGAGGCCACCCCCGGGTCGGGTATCGGCGCTGACGCCCCCGTGGGCTGGGAGGTGACAACCTCGCCCGAGTTCACCACCGTGGTCCGCTCCGGCACGGTGACCGCCCAGGCGGCCTCGGACCACACCGTCCACGTGGACCCGAACGGCCTGCAGCCGGGCACGGTGTACTTCTACCGGTTCAGCTACAACGGGGTGTTCTCCCCGGTGGGCCGTACGCAGACGGCGCCCGCCTACGACGCCGCGGTGGATGAGGTCACCTTCGCCCTGGCTTCCTGCGCCAACTGGGAGGCCGGGTACTTCGCGGCCTACCGCGACATGGCTGAGCGCGCGGAGCGAGGCGAGTTCGACGCCGTGGTGTTCCTGGGCGACTACATCTACGAGTATCCGACCGGCGAGTACGCGGGGAAGAGCGGCGTTTCGCGCCAGCACTCGCCGCAGAACGAGACGATCACGCTCACCGACTACCGGGTCCGCCACGGCCGCTACAAGCAGGACCTGCAACTGCAGCGCGCGCACGCCGCCGCGCCGTGGATCGTCATCTGGGACGACCACGAGACGGCGAACAACTCCTGGCGCGAGGGGGCGGAAAACCACACCGACGGGACCGAGGGCTCGTGGCTGGACCGCCGCAACGCCGGCCAGCAGGCGTACTTCGAGTGGCTACCGGTGCGCGCGACGCGCCCGTCGGAGGGCGGGCACATCTACCGCAGCCTGCAGTTCGGGTCCCTGGTCAACCTCACGATGATGGACCTGCGCACCTACCGCGACGCGGAGCCGTCCCGCCTGTCCGGCAGTAGCGACGGGCGCGAGATGCTGGGCTCCGAGCAGTTCGACTGGCTCGCCTCGGTGGTGCGCAACTCCACGACCACGTGGAACGTGATGGGCAACTCCGTCATGATCGCCCCGCTGACGCTGGGCTCGCTCGCCCCGACGAGCTCCGAGGCCCGCCTGGTCAACCAGCTGATTGAGGATTTCTCCACGCTGGTCTCCGGCATCCCCCTGAACCCGGACCAGTGGGACGGCTACGCCTGGGCGCGCAACCGGCTGTTCGACGAGCTCGCCGCGGACGACGCCAACGTGTTGTTCCTCACCGGCGACATCCACACCGAGTGGGCGAACTCGATCGTGCACAACGGCGAGGAGATCGGCTGCGAGATCGTGACCTCCTCGATCAGCGCCGCCAACGTGGGCGACTCTGTGAGCACCTACACGCACGTCTACTACCCGGAGAACAACCCCGTCTCCCTGCTGGCAGAAGACCTCATCCGCTCGCTTAACCCGGCCGTCAAGCACGTCGACTTCGACGCCCACGGCTACGCGGTGGCGAGGATCCGCCCGGCCGAGGTGGGCATGGAGTTCTACCGCGTGGGCGACTACGAGAACCCCGATTCGGCGGTGGGCCTCGCCCTGTCGCGCGTGTGGCGCCCCGGCGCCGGCTACGTCTAA
- the ndk gene encoding nucleoside-diphosphate kinase codes for MTERTLILIKPDGVANGHVGEIIARIERKGLKLVELDLRTADRETAEKHYAEHSDKPFFGELVDFITSAPLVAGIVEGESAIAAWRQLAGGTHPVEKATPGTIRGDFALTVGENVVHGSDSPESAEREIAIWFPNK; via the coding sequence ATGACTGAACGCACTTTGATCCTGATCAAGCCGGACGGCGTCGCCAACGGCCACGTCGGAGAGATTATCGCCCGCATCGAGCGCAAGGGCCTCAAGCTCGTCGAGCTCGACCTGCGCACCGCCGATCGCGAGACCGCTGAGAAGCACTACGCGGAGCACTCCGACAAGCCGTTCTTTGGTGAGTTGGTGGACTTCATCACCTCCGCGCCGCTGGTGGCAGGAATCGTGGAGGGCGAGTCCGCCATCGCCGCATGGCGCCAGCTGGCGGGCGGCACCCACCCGGTGGAGAAGGCGACCCCGGGCACGATCCGCGGCGACTTCGCCCTCACCGTCGGCGAAAACGTCGTGCACGGATCCGACTCGCCCGAGTCCGCGGAGCGCGAGATCGCCATCTGGTTCCCCAACAAGTAG
- a CDS encoding AMP-binding protein, producing MIYHSPYPSVEVPETNVFDLIFGGLSEKDAALPAITELTTGTTATYAELRDYSESIAGELTSRGIGPGDVVTLQVPNSINFAASLLGVMRAGATVNPVGMLMNQADVAHIVSASHSKLFIGPTDLEQIPQIFSMELQSIAQRHHPAPDVHIDPASVAAVPFSSGTTGLPKGVQLTHRNLVANILQVDAMIDLCGIRREANTLSVLPFSHIYGLTVLLLSPLYRRHHIFTMPKFDLGLFLSAHGTHNIEFTFIAPPMAIAMAKGPEIDASWFADSKLMVSSAAPIDAPIMRAVEERLGTKVVQGWGMTEAAPLVALNLHGDADHSSVGKPAPNTEIRLVDIDTLEDVEEGQQGEVLVRGPQVMLGYLDNEEATNNTLVQGGWLRTGDIARIGDDGGLRIIDRAKEVIKYKGYQVAPAELEALLLTHPDVNDVGVVGAERDGLEIPRAFVVKREGADVSAGQLMEWVAERVTPYKKVRAVEFVDAIPKNPTGKILRRELRQVPWPAA from the coding sequence TTGATCTACCACAGCCCCTACCCCAGCGTCGAGGTACCGGAGACGAACGTGTTCGACCTGATCTTCGGCGGCCTGAGCGAGAAGGACGCGGCGCTGCCCGCCATCACCGAGCTGACGACCGGAACCACGGCGACCTACGCCGAGCTGAGGGACTACTCCGAATCGATCGCCGGGGAGCTCACCTCCCGCGGGATCGGACCCGGCGACGTGGTCACGCTCCAGGTGCCCAACTCCATCAACTTCGCGGCCAGCCTGCTCGGCGTCATGCGCGCCGGGGCCACCGTCAACCCCGTCGGCATGCTGATGAACCAGGCCGACGTGGCGCACATCGTCTCCGCCTCGCACTCCAAGCTGTTCATCGGCCCGACCGACCTGGAGCAGATCCCCCAGATCTTCTCCATGGAGCTGCAATCAATCGCGCAGCGCCACCATCCCGCGCCTGACGTGCACATCGACCCTGCATCCGTGGCCGCCGTCCCGTTTTCTTCCGGCACGACCGGCCTGCCGAAGGGCGTGCAGCTGACGCACCGCAATCTGGTGGCCAACATCCTGCAGGTCGACGCGATGATCGACCTCTGCGGCATCCGGCGGGAGGCGAACACCTTAAGCGTGCTGCCGTTCTCCCACATCTACGGGCTCACCGTCTTGCTGCTCAGCCCGCTGTACCGCCGCCACCACATCTTCACCATGCCCAAGTTCGACCTCGGACTCTTCCTCAGCGCCCACGGCACGCACAACATCGAGTTCACCTTCATCGCCCCGCCAATGGCCATCGCGATGGCGAAAGGCCCGGAAATCGACGCGTCCTGGTTCGCCGACTCCAAGCTGATGGTCAGCAGCGCCGCGCCTATCGACGCCCCCATCATGCGCGCGGTTGAGGAGCGACTGGGCACGAAGGTGGTCCAGGGCTGGGGCATGACCGAGGCCGCCCCCCTCGTCGCTCTCAACCTGCACGGCGACGCCGACCACTCGAGCGTGGGCAAGCCCGCGCCCAACACCGAAATCCGCCTCGTGGACATTGACACGCTCGAGGACGTCGAGGAGGGCCAGCAGGGCGAGGTACTCGTGCGCGGACCCCAGGTCATGCTCGGCTATCTCGACAACGAGGAGGCCACGAACAACACCCTCGTGCAGGGCGGGTGGCTGCGCACCGGCGACATCGCGCGCATAGGCGACGACGGTGGCCTGAGGATCATCGACCGCGCCAAGGAAGTGATCAAGTACAAGGGCTACCAGGTCGCCCCAGCCGAACTGGAGGCGCTGCTGCTGACCCACCCGGACGTTAACGACGTCGGCGTGGTGGGAGCGGAGCGAGACGGCCTGGAGATCCCGCGCGCGTTCGTCGTCAAGCGGGAGGGGGCGGATGTGAGCGCCGGGCAGCTCATGGAGTGGGTCGCGGAGCGCGTCACCCCGTACAAGAAGGTGCGCGCGGTGGAGTTCGTCGACGCGATCCCGAAGAACCCGACCGGCAAGATCCTACGCCGCGAACTCCGCCAGGTTCCGTGGCCCGCGGCGTGA
- a CDS encoding acyl-CoA dehydrogenase family protein: MADTPQFTEFQGIPLDPRTDYYRIFDDVDGADLEWWKKARDFCEFARPSINEAWEKAEYNIPGAEEAARRGLIRDGIDIEGEPEMSIRAKRLIGFEISRLDASTATALGVQAGLAMQSINLLGSEEQKKKYLKPMSLMEIRGAFALTEPDHGSDSIALETSAVRDGDEWVINGEKKWIGHGSVGHITVVYARMEDGNVGAFIVDQDQEGYDAETITGKAALRGIPQAHIKLNNVRVSDDRRLPGCRSFRDTAQVLMATRIGVAWSAFGLAVDCYEKALKYASERVQFGRPLIKNQIIQQRLSDMLMDVTSLALYCKRLLELEEAGTLTEQQAALAKVHGTRAARRVAANARDMFGGVGILLENDVMRHMADVETLHTYEGTDTMQSLIVGKSITGVGAFTS, from the coding sequence ATGGCCGACACACCCCAGTTCACCGAGTTCCAGGGCATCCCGCTCGACCCCCGCACCGACTACTACCGCATCTTCGATGACGTCGACGGCGCGGACCTCGAATGGTGGAAGAAGGCGCGCGACTTCTGCGAGTTCGCCCGCCCCAGCATCAACGAGGCGTGGGAGAAGGCCGAGTACAACATCCCCGGCGCTGAGGAGGCCGCGCGCCGCGGCCTGATCCGCGACGGCATCGACATCGAGGGCGAGCCGGAGATGAGCATCCGCGCAAAGCGCCTCATCGGTTTCGAGATCTCCCGCCTCGACGCCTCCACCGCCACCGCGCTCGGCGTCCAGGCCGGCCTGGCCATGCAGTCGATCAACCTGCTGGGCTCCGAGGAGCAGAAGAAGAAATACCTCAAGCCGATGTCCCTGATGGAGATCCGCGGCGCGTTCGCGCTCACCGAGCCCGACCACGGCTCCGACTCCATCGCGCTGGAGACCTCCGCCGTACGTGACGGCGACGAGTGGGTCATCAACGGCGAGAAGAAGTGGATCGGCCACGGCTCCGTCGGACACATCACCGTCGTCTACGCCCGCATGGAGGACGGCAACGTGGGCGCCTTCATCGTCGACCAGGACCAGGAGGGCTACGACGCCGAGACCATCACCGGCAAGGCCGCCCTGCGTGGCATCCCGCAGGCGCACATCAAGCTCAACAACGTCCGCGTCTCCGACGACCGCCGCCTGCCCGGCTGCCGCTCCTTCCGCGACACCGCCCAGGTGCTCATGGCCACCCGCATCGGCGTGGCGTGGAGCGCCTTTGGCCTGGCCGTGGACTGCTACGAGAAGGCACTGAAGTACGCCTCCGAGCGCGTCCAGTTCGGCCGCCCCCTGATCAAGAACCAGATCATCCAGCAGCGCCTGTCCGACATGCTCATGGATGTCACCTCGCTCGCCCTGTACTGCAAGCGCCTGCTCGAGCTCGAGGAGGCCGGCACGCTGACCGAGCAGCAGGCCGCCCTGGCCAAGGTCCACGGCACCCGCGCCGCGCGCCGCGTGGCGGCGAACGCCCGCGACATGTTCGGCGGCGTCGGCATCCTGCTCGAGAACGACGTTATGCGCCACATGGCAGACGTGGAAACCCTGCACACCTACGAGGGCACCGACACCATGCAGTCGCTCATCGTGGGCAAGTCCATCACGGGAGTCGGCGCGTTTACCAGCTAG